A window of Peromyscus eremicus chromosome 7, PerEre_H2_v1, whole genome shotgun sequence contains these coding sequences:
- the LOC131914199 gene encoding olfactory receptor 143-like gives MKQMATENDSSVSEFILLGLTDQPELQLPLFFLFLVNYTAIVLGNLSLMSLIFLNSHLHTPMYFFLFNLSFIDFCYSFVFTPKMLMSFVSEKNIIPFTGCMTQLFFFCFFVNSESYVLTVMAYDRYVAICMPLLYKVIMLPRICYLLMFGSYLIGISTAMVLTGLMIRLNFCSNNIINHYMCDIFPVLRISCSNTYVNELVSTAVVGTAIILCSLIILVSYAMILFNIIHMSSGKGWSKALGTCGSHIITVSLFYGSGLLAYVKPSSAETVGQGKFFSVFYTFLVPMLNPLIYSLRNKDVKLAVKKTLKRITS, from the coding sequence ATGAAGCAAATGGCTACAGAAAATGACTCTTCAGTGTCTGAGTTTATTCTTCTGGGACTAACAGACCAACCTGAGCTCCAGTTGCCCCTgtttttcctgttcttggtgaACTACACAGCCATAGTGCTGGGTAATTTGAGCTTAATGAGTCTTATCTTCCTGAATTCACATCTTCACACTCCCATgtactttttccttttcaatctgtccttcattgatttttgttattcatttgtttttacccCCAAAATGCTAATGAGTTTTGTTTCAGAAAAGAATATCATCCCTTTTACAGGATGCATGACTCAGctgtttttcttctgcttttttgtCAACTCTGAGAGTTATGTGCTGACAGTCATGGCCTATgatcgctatgtggccatctgtatGCCTTTACTGTACAAGGTTATCATGTTACCTAGGATCTGTTACTTGCTGATGTTTGGTTCATATTTGATAGGGATTTCTACTGCCATGGTCCTCACAGGCTTAATGATTAGGCTCAACTTTTGTAGTAACAACATCATTAACCACTACATGTGTGACATCTTCCCAGTCCTTCGGATCTCCTGCAGCAACACTTATGTCAATGAACTTGTGAGTACTGCAGTGGTGGGAACGGCTATCATTTTATGTAGTCTCATTATCTTAGTCTCATATGCTATGATCCTTTTCAATATCATTCATATGTCATCAGGTAAGGGTTGGTCCAAAGCCTTGGGCACTTGTGGGTCTCACATCATAACTGTTAGTCTCTTCTATGGATCTGGGCTGCTTGCTTATGTCAAACCATCATCTGCTGAGACTGTGGGCCAGGGAAAATTTTTCTCagtgttttatacatttttagtGCCCATGCTGAATCCTCTCATTTACAGTCTCCGGAACAAAGATGTCAAACTTGCTGTGAAGAAAACCTTAAAGAGAATCACAAGTTAA
- the LOC131914660 gene encoding olfactory receptor 143-like, producing MQPMKQMARESNSSVTEFILMGLTVQPELQLPLFAFFLLNYTATVLGNLSLVNLICLNSHLHTPMYFFIFNLSCIDFCYSFVCTPKMLMSFVLEKNTISFTGCMTQLFFFCFFVNSECYVLTAMAYDRYVAICQPLQYTTVMSPKICGLLMFGSYLMGFAGAMVHTGFMIRLSFCDSNIINHYMCDIFPLLQLSCSSTYVNELVSSAVVGTIIILSSLIILVSYAMILFNIIHMSSGKGWSKALGTCGSHIVTVSLFYGSGLLAYVKPSSAETVGQGKFFSVFYTLVVPMLNPLIYSLRNKDVKLAVKKTMKRITLLESIGLPLPTNQNGFFSC from the coding sequence ATGCAACCAATGAAGCAAATGGCTAGAGAAAGTAACTCTTCAGTGACTGAGTTCATTCTTATGGGATTAACAGTTCAACCAGAGCTCCAGCTGCCactgtttgctttcttcttgttAAACTACACAGCCACTGTTCTGGGAAATCTGAGCTTAGTGAATCTCATTTGCCTAAACTCACACCTTCACACTCCCATGTACTTTTTCATCTTCAATCTGTCCTGTATTGATTTctgttattcatttgtttgtactCCCAAAATGCTGATGAGTTTTGTTTTGGAGAAGAACACCATCTCCTTTACAGGATGCATGACTCAGctgtttttcttctgcttttttgtCAATTCGGAGTGTTATGTGCTGACAGCCATGGCCTATgatcgctatgtggccatctgtcaGCCCCTCCAGTACACAACTGTCATGTCCCCTAAGATCTGTGGTCTGCTGATGTTTGGTTCTTACTTGATGGGTTTTGCGGGGGCCATGGTTCACACAGGGTTTATGATCAGGCTCAGCTTTTGTGATTCTAACATCATCAACCACTACATGTGTGAcatcttccctctcctccagctctcctgcagCAGCACCTATGTCAATGAGCTTGTGAGTTCTGCTGTTGTTGGAACAATTATCATTTTATCTAGTCTCATTATCTTAGTCTCATATGCTATGATCCTTTTTAATATCATTCATATGTCATCAGGTAAAGGTTGGTCCAAAGCCTTGGGCACCTGTGGGTCTCACATTGTAACAGTTAGTCTCTTCTATGGATCTGGGCTGCTTGCTTATGTCAAGCCTTCATCTGCTGAGACTGTGGGCCAGGGAAAATTTTTCTCGGTGTTTTACACTCTTGTGGTCCCCATGCTGAATCCTCTCATTTACAGTCTCCGGAACAAAGATGTCAAACTTGCTGTGAAGAAAACCATGAAGAGAATCACA